From a single Peromyscus maniculatus bairdii isolate BWxNUB_F1_BW_parent chromosome 4, HU_Pman_BW_mat_3.1, whole genome shotgun sequence genomic region:
- the Ralgds gene encoding ral guanine nucleotide dissociation stimulator isoform X16, whose amino-acid sequence MMVDCQSSTQEIGEELINGVIYSISLRKVQLHQGATKGQRWLGCENESALNLYETCKVRTVKAGTLEKLVEHLVPAFQGSDLSYVTIFLCTYRAFTTTQQVLDLLFKRYGCILPYSSEDGGPQDQLKNAISSILGTWLDQYSEDFCQPPDFPCLRQLVAYVQLNMPGSDLERRAHLLLAQLEDLEPSEAEPEALSPAPVLSLKPASQLEPAPALLLTSSPVAASAREPEPAPASEPDPVPEPPARASSPVAAPASEPEPAPAPPPEPEPSLAPAPELEPPLLQTLELEPAPVPAPALEPSWPLPGATENGLDVKPHLLLFPPDLVAEQFTLMDAELFKKVVPYHCLGSIWSQRDKKGKEHLAPTIRATVAQFNNVANCVITTCLGDQSMKAPDRARVVEHWIEVARECRVLKNFSSLYAILSALQSNAIHRLKKTWEEVSRDSFRVFQKLSEIFSDENNYSLSRELLIKEGTSKFATLEMNPRRAQRRQKETGVIQGTVPYLGTFLTDLVMLDTAMKDYLYGRLINFEKRRKEFEVIAQIKLLQSACNNYSIAPEEHFGAWFRAMERLSEAESYNLSCELEPPSESASNTLRSKKSTAIVKRWSDRQAPSTELSTSSSAHSKSCDQLRCGPYLGSGDITDALSVHSAGSSSSDVEEINMSFVPESPDGQEKKQVGDCCIIRVSLDVDNGNMYKSILVTSQDKAPTVIRKAMDKHNLDEDEPEDYELVQIISEDHKLKIPENANVFYAMNSTANYDFILKKRTFTKGVKVKHGASSTLPRMKQKGLKIAKGIF is encoded by the exons AGCTCTACGCAGGAGATTGGGGAGGAGCTGATCAACGGGGTCATCTACTCCATCTCCCTGCGCAAGGTGCAGCTACACCAGGGAGCCACCAAGGGCCAGCGCTGGCTGGGG TGTGAGAATGAGTCGGCCCTGAACCTCTATGAGACCTGCAAAGTGCGCACAGTGAAGGCCGGCACTCTGGAGAAGCTGGTGGAGCACCTGGTGCCTGCCTTCCAGGGCAGTGACCTTTCCTACGTCACCATCTTCCTGTGCACCTACAGAGccttcaccaccacccagcaggtgCTAGACCTGCTCTTCAAGAG ATATGGCTGCATCCTCCCGTACTCCAGTGAGGACGGTGGACCGCAGGACCAACTCAAAAA TGCCATCTCCTCCATCCTGGGCACCTGGCTGGACCAGTACTCGGAGGATTTCTGCCAGCCTCCGGACTTCCCCTGCCTCAGGCAGCTGGTGGCTTACGTGCAGCTCAACATGCCCGGCTCAGACCTCGAGCGCCGTGCCCACCTTCTTCTGGCCCAGCTGGAGGACCTGGAGCCCAGTGAGGCTGAGCCTGAGG ccctgtctccagctccagtgCTCTCTCTGAAACCAGCTTCGCAGCTAGAGCCAGCTCCAGCCCTGCTTCTGACATCCAGCCCCGTGGCGGCATCGGCCcgggagccagagccagcacCAGCCTCGGAGCCGGATCCGGTCCCAGAACCACCAGCACGGGCATCCAGCCCAGTGGCGGCACCAGCTTCTGAGCCGGAGCCAGCTCCAGCGCCACCTCCAGAGCCTGAGCCGTCCCTAGCACCGGCTCCGGAGCTGGAGCCGCCTCTCTTGCAGACTCTAGAGCTTGAGCCCGCTCCTGTGCCAGCTCCTGCACTAGAGCCGTCCTGGCCTCTGCCTGGAGCCACAGAGAATGGACTGGATGTGAAGCCTCACCTCCTGCTCTTCCCTCCAGACCTGGTGGCCGAGCAGTTTACACTGATGGACGCC GAACTATTCAAGAAAGTGGTGCCCTACCACTGCCTGGGCTCCATCTGGTCCCAGCGGGACAAGAAGGGCAAGGAGCACCTCGCGCCTACCATCCGTGCCACCGTCGCCCAGTTCAACAACGTGGCCAACTGTGTCATTACTACCTGCCTTGGGGACCAGAGCATGAAGGCCCCGGACAGGGCCCGGGTGGTGGAACACTGGATCGAGGTGGCCAGG GAGTGCAGAGTGCTCAagaatttctcctccctctacgcCATCCtctctgctctacagagcaaTGCCATCCACCGCCTAAAGAAGACCTGGGAAGAGGTCTCCAG GGACAGTTTTCGAGTGTTCCAGAAACTGTCGGAGATTTTCTCTGATGAGAACAACTACTCACTGAGCAGAGAGCTACTCATCAAG GAGGGGACCTCCAAGTTCGCCACACTGGAAATGAACCCTAGGAGAGCCCAGAGGCGGCAGAAGGAGACG GGTGTCATCCAGGGCACTGTCCCCTACCTGGGCACATTCCTCACTGACCTGGTGATGCTGGACACTGCCATGAAGGACTATCTGTAT GGAAGACTCATCAACTTcgaaaagagaaggaag GAGTTCGAAGTGATCGCCCAGATCAAGCTGCTGCAGTCCGCCTGCAACAATTACAGCATTGCTCCCGAGGAGCACTTTGGAGCCTGGTTCCGAGCCATGGAACGGCTCAGTGAGGCTGAGAG CTACAACCTCTCGTGTGAGCTGGAGCCCCCGTCCGAGTCAGCCAGCAACACCCTCAGGAGCAAGAAAAGCACGGCCATCGTCAAGCGCTGGAGCGA CCGCCAGGCTCCCAGCACGGAGCTCAGTACCAGTAGCAGTGCCCACTCCAAGTCCTGTGACCAGCTCCGGTGCGGCCCCTACCTCGGCAGCGGGGACATCACTGACGCCCTCAGTGTGCACTCAGCTGGTTCTTCTAGCTCTGACGTGGAAGAAATCAACATGAGCTTTGTCCCAGAGTCTCCTGATGGCCAGGAAAAGAAG CAGGTGGGCGACTGCTGCATCATTCGGGTCAGCCTGGATGTGGACAACGGGAACATGTACAAGAGCATCCTG GTGACCAGCCAGGATAAGGCCCCGACCGTCATCCGAAAAGCCATGGACAAACACAACCTGGATGAGGACGAGCCAGAGGACTACGAGCTGGTACAGATCATCTCAGAAGATCACA AGCTGAAGATTCCAGAAAACGCCAACGTGTTCTATGCCATGAACTCTACCGCCAACTATGACTTTATCCTAAAGAAGCGGACCTTCACCAAGGGGGTTAAGGTCAAGCATGGAGCCAGCTCCACTCTCCCTCGTATGAAGCAGAAAGGACTCAAGATTGCCAAAGGCATCTTCTAA
- the Ralgds gene encoding ral guanine nucleotide dissociation stimulator isoform X6 has protein sequence MMVDCQSSTQEIGEELINGVIYSISLRKVQLHQGATKGQRWLGCENESALNLYETCKVRTVKAGTLEKLVEHLVPAFQGSDLSYVTIFLCTYRAFTTTQQVLDLLFKRYGRCDALTASSRYGCILPYSSEDGGPQDQLKNAISSILGTWLDQYSEDFCQPPDFPCLRQLVAYVQLNMPGSDLERRAHLLLAQLEDLEPSEAEPEALSPAPVLSLKPASQLEPAPALLLTSSPVAASAREPEPAPASEPDPVPEPPARASSPVAAPASEPEPAPAPPPEPEPSLAPAPELEPPLLQTLELEPAPVPAPALEPSWPLPGATENGLDVKPHLLLFPPDLVAEQFTLMDAELFKKVVPYHCLGSIWSQRDKKGKEHLAPTIRATVAQFNNVANCVITTCLGDQSMKAPDRARVVEHWIEVARECRVLKNFSSLYAILSALQSNAIHRLKKTWEEVSRDSFRVFQKLSEIFSDENNYSLSRELLIKEGTSKFATLEMNPRRAQRRQKETGVIQGTVPYLGTFLTDLVMLDTAMKDYLYGRLINFEKRRKEFEVIAQIKLLQSACNNYSIAPEEHFGAWFRAMERLSEAESYNLSCELEPPSESASNTLRSKKSTAIVKRWSDRQAPSTELSTSSSAHSKSCDQLRCGPYLGSGDITDALSVHSAGSSSSDVEEINMSFVPESPDGQEKKFWESASQSSPETSGISSASSSTSSSSASTTPVSTTRTHKRSVSGVCSYSSSLPLYNQQVGDCCIIRVSLDVDNGNMYKSILVTSQDKAPTVIRKAMDKHNLDEDEPEDYELVQIISEDHKLKIPENANVFYAMNSTANYDFILKKRTFTKGVKVKHGASSTLPRMKQKGLKIAKGIF, from the exons AGCTCTACGCAGGAGATTGGGGAGGAGCTGATCAACGGGGTCATCTACTCCATCTCCCTGCGCAAGGTGCAGCTACACCAGGGAGCCACCAAGGGCCAGCGCTGGCTGGGG TGTGAGAATGAGTCGGCCCTGAACCTCTATGAGACCTGCAAAGTGCGCACAGTGAAGGCCGGCACTCTGGAGAAGCTGGTGGAGCACCTGGTGCCTGCCTTCCAGGGCAGTGACCTTTCCTACGTCACCATCTTCCTGTGCACCTACAGAGccttcaccaccacccagcaggtgCTAGACCTGCTCTTCAAGAG GTACGGTAGATGTGACGCCCTCACGGCCTCCTCTAGATATGGCTGCATCCTCCCGTACTCCAGTGAGGACGGTGGACCGCAGGACCAACTCAAAAA TGCCATCTCCTCCATCCTGGGCACCTGGCTGGACCAGTACTCGGAGGATTTCTGCCAGCCTCCGGACTTCCCCTGCCTCAGGCAGCTGGTGGCTTACGTGCAGCTCAACATGCCCGGCTCAGACCTCGAGCGCCGTGCCCACCTTCTTCTGGCCCAGCTGGAGGACCTGGAGCCCAGTGAGGCTGAGCCTGAGG ccctgtctccagctccagtgCTCTCTCTGAAACCAGCTTCGCAGCTAGAGCCAGCTCCAGCCCTGCTTCTGACATCCAGCCCCGTGGCGGCATCGGCCcgggagccagagccagcacCAGCCTCGGAGCCGGATCCGGTCCCAGAACCACCAGCACGGGCATCCAGCCCAGTGGCGGCACCAGCTTCTGAGCCGGAGCCAGCTCCAGCGCCACCTCCAGAGCCTGAGCCGTCCCTAGCACCGGCTCCGGAGCTGGAGCCGCCTCTCTTGCAGACTCTAGAGCTTGAGCCCGCTCCTGTGCCAGCTCCTGCACTAGAGCCGTCCTGGCCTCTGCCTGGAGCCACAGAGAATGGACTGGATGTGAAGCCTCACCTCCTGCTCTTCCCTCCAGACCTGGTGGCCGAGCAGTTTACACTGATGGACGCC GAACTATTCAAGAAAGTGGTGCCCTACCACTGCCTGGGCTCCATCTGGTCCCAGCGGGACAAGAAGGGCAAGGAGCACCTCGCGCCTACCATCCGTGCCACCGTCGCCCAGTTCAACAACGTGGCCAACTGTGTCATTACTACCTGCCTTGGGGACCAGAGCATGAAGGCCCCGGACAGGGCCCGGGTGGTGGAACACTGGATCGAGGTGGCCAGG GAGTGCAGAGTGCTCAagaatttctcctccctctacgcCATCCtctctgctctacagagcaaTGCCATCCACCGCCTAAAGAAGACCTGGGAAGAGGTCTCCAG GGACAGTTTTCGAGTGTTCCAGAAACTGTCGGAGATTTTCTCTGATGAGAACAACTACTCACTGAGCAGAGAGCTACTCATCAAG GAGGGGACCTCCAAGTTCGCCACACTGGAAATGAACCCTAGGAGAGCCCAGAGGCGGCAGAAGGAGACG GGTGTCATCCAGGGCACTGTCCCCTACCTGGGCACATTCCTCACTGACCTGGTGATGCTGGACACTGCCATGAAGGACTATCTGTAT GGAAGACTCATCAACTTcgaaaagagaaggaag GAGTTCGAAGTGATCGCCCAGATCAAGCTGCTGCAGTCCGCCTGCAACAATTACAGCATTGCTCCCGAGGAGCACTTTGGAGCCTGGTTCCGAGCCATGGAACGGCTCAGTGAGGCTGAGAG CTACAACCTCTCGTGTGAGCTGGAGCCCCCGTCCGAGTCAGCCAGCAACACCCTCAGGAGCAAGAAAAGCACGGCCATCGTCAAGCGCTGGAGCGA CCGCCAGGCTCCCAGCACGGAGCTCAGTACCAGTAGCAGTGCCCACTCCAAGTCCTGTGACCAGCTCCGGTGCGGCCCCTACCTCGGCAGCGGGGACATCACTGACGCCCTCAGTGTGCACTCAGCTGGTTCTTCTAGCTCTGACGTGGAAGAAATCAACATGAGCTTTGTCCCAGAGTCTCCTGATGGCCAGGAAAAGAAG TTCTGGGAGTCAGCCTCCCAGTCATCCCCAGAGACCTCTGGCATCAgctcagcctccagcagcacctCCTCTTCATCAGCCTCTACCACACCCGTGTCTACCACACGTACCCACAAGCGCTCCGTCTCAGGGGTCTGCAGCTACAGCTCCTCACTGCCACTCTATAACCAGCAGGTGGGCGACTGCTGCATCATTCGGGTCAGCCTGGATGTGGACAACGGGAACATGTACAAGAGCATCCTG GTGACCAGCCAGGATAAGGCCCCGACCGTCATCCGAAAAGCCATGGACAAACACAACCTGGATGAGGACGAGCCAGAGGACTACGAGCTGGTACAGATCATCTCAGAAGATCACA AGCTGAAGATTCCAGAAAACGCCAACGTGTTCTATGCCATGAACTCTACCGCCAACTATGACTTTATCCTAAAGAAGCGGACCTTCACCAAGGGGGTTAAGGTCAAGCATGGAGCCAGCTCCACTCTCCCTCGTATGAAGCAGAAAGGACTCAAGATTGCCAAAGGCATCTTCTAA
- the Ralgds gene encoding ral guanine nucleotide dissociation stimulator isoform X12, with protein MMVDCQSSTQEIGEELINGVIYSISLRKVQLHQGATKGQRWLGCENESALNLYETCKVRTVKAGTLEKLVEHLVPAFQGSDLSYVTIFLCTYRAFTTTQQVLDLLFKRYGCILPYSSEDGGPQDQLKNAISSILGTWLDQYSEDFCQPPDFPCLRQLVAYVQLNMPGSDLERRAHLLLAQLEDLEPSEAEPEALSPAPVLSLKPASQLEPAPALLLTSSPVAASAREPEPAPASEPDPVPEPPARASSPVAAPASEPEPAPAPPPEPEPSLAPAPELEPPLLQTLELEPAPVPAPALEPSWPLPGATENGLDVKPHLLLFPPDLVAEQFTLMDAELFKKVVPYHCLGSIWSQRDKKGKEHLAPTIRATVAQFNNVANCVITTCLGDQSMKAPDRARVVEHWIEVARECRVLKNFSSLYAILSALQSNAIHRLKKTWEEVSRDSFRVFQKLSEIFSDENNYSLSRELLIKEGTSKFATLEMNPRRAQRRQKETGVIQGTVPYLGTFLTDLVMLDTAMKDYLYGRLINFEKRRKEFEVIAQIKLLQSACNNYSIAPEEHFGAWFRAMERLSEAESYNLSCELEPPSESASNTLRSKKSTAIVKRWSDRQAPSTELSTSSSAHSKSCDQLRCGPYLGSGDITDALSVHSAGSSSSDVEEINMSFVPESPDGQEKKFWESASQSSPETSGISSASSSTSSSSASTTPVSTTRTHKRSVSGVCSYSSSLPLYNQQVGDCCIIRVSLDVDNGNMYKSILVTSQDKAPTVIRKAMDKHNLDEDEPEDYELVQIISEDHKLKIPENANVFYAMNSTANYDFILKKRTFTKGVKVKHGASSTLPRMKQKGLKIAKGIF; from the exons AGCTCTACGCAGGAGATTGGGGAGGAGCTGATCAACGGGGTCATCTACTCCATCTCCCTGCGCAAGGTGCAGCTACACCAGGGAGCCACCAAGGGCCAGCGCTGGCTGGGG TGTGAGAATGAGTCGGCCCTGAACCTCTATGAGACCTGCAAAGTGCGCACAGTGAAGGCCGGCACTCTGGAGAAGCTGGTGGAGCACCTGGTGCCTGCCTTCCAGGGCAGTGACCTTTCCTACGTCACCATCTTCCTGTGCACCTACAGAGccttcaccaccacccagcaggtgCTAGACCTGCTCTTCAAGAG ATATGGCTGCATCCTCCCGTACTCCAGTGAGGACGGTGGACCGCAGGACCAACTCAAAAA TGCCATCTCCTCCATCCTGGGCACCTGGCTGGACCAGTACTCGGAGGATTTCTGCCAGCCTCCGGACTTCCCCTGCCTCAGGCAGCTGGTGGCTTACGTGCAGCTCAACATGCCCGGCTCAGACCTCGAGCGCCGTGCCCACCTTCTTCTGGCCCAGCTGGAGGACCTGGAGCCCAGTGAGGCTGAGCCTGAGG ccctgtctccagctccagtgCTCTCTCTGAAACCAGCTTCGCAGCTAGAGCCAGCTCCAGCCCTGCTTCTGACATCCAGCCCCGTGGCGGCATCGGCCcgggagccagagccagcacCAGCCTCGGAGCCGGATCCGGTCCCAGAACCACCAGCACGGGCATCCAGCCCAGTGGCGGCACCAGCTTCTGAGCCGGAGCCAGCTCCAGCGCCACCTCCAGAGCCTGAGCCGTCCCTAGCACCGGCTCCGGAGCTGGAGCCGCCTCTCTTGCAGACTCTAGAGCTTGAGCCCGCTCCTGTGCCAGCTCCTGCACTAGAGCCGTCCTGGCCTCTGCCTGGAGCCACAGAGAATGGACTGGATGTGAAGCCTCACCTCCTGCTCTTCCCTCCAGACCTGGTGGCCGAGCAGTTTACACTGATGGACGCC GAACTATTCAAGAAAGTGGTGCCCTACCACTGCCTGGGCTCCATCTGGTCCCAGCGGGACAAGAAGGGCAAGGAGCACCTCGCGCCTACCATCCGTGCCACCGTCGCCCAGTTCAACAACGTGGCCAACTGTGTCATTACTACCTGCCTTGGGGACCAGAGCATGAAGGCCCCGGACAGGGCCCGGGTGGTGGAACACTGGATCGAGGTGGCCAGG GAGTGCAGAGTGCTCAagaatttctcctccctctacgcCATCCtctctgctctacagagcaaTGCCATCCACCGCCTAAAGAAGACCTGGGAAGAGGTCTCCAG GGACAGTTTTCGAGTGTTCCAGAAACTGTCGGAGATTTTCTCTGATGAGAACAACTACTCACTGAGCAGAGAGCTACTCATCAAG GAGGGGACCTCCAAGTTCGCCACACTGGAAATGAACCCTAGGAGAGCCCAGAGGCGGCAGAAGGAGACG GGTGTCATCCAGGGCACTGTCCCCTACCTGGGCACATTCCTCACTGACCTGGTGATGCTGGACACTGCCATGAAGGACTATCTGTAT GGAAGACTCATCAACTTcgaaaagagaaggaag GAGTTCGAAGTGATCGCCCAGATCAAGCTGCTGCAGTCCGCCTGCAACAATTACAGCATTGCTCCCGAGGAGCACTTTGGAGCCTGGTTCCGAGCCATGGAACGGCTCAGTGAGGCTGAGAG CTACAACCTCTCGTGTGAGCTGGAGCCCCCGTCCGAGTCAGCCAGCAACACCCTCAGGAGCAAGAAAAGCACGGCCATCGTCAAGCGCTGGAGCGA CCGCCAGGCTCCCAGCACGGAGCTCAGTACCAGTAGCAGTGCCCACTCCAAGTCCTGTGACCAGCTCCGGTGCGGCCCCTACCTCGGCAGCGGGGACATCACTGACGCCCTCAGTGTGCACTCAGCTGGTTCTTCTAGCTCTGACGTGGAAGAAATCAACATGAGCTTTGTCCCAGAGTCTCCTGATGGCCAGGAAAAGAAG TTCTGGGAGTCAGCCTCCCAGTCATCCCCAGAGACCTCTGGCATCAgctcagcctccagcagcacctCCTCTTCATCAGCCTCTACCACACCCGTGTCTACCACACGTACCCACAAGCGCTCCGTCTCAGGGGTCTGCAGCTACAGCTCCTCACTGCCACTCTATAACCAGCAGGTGGGCGACTGCTGCATCATTCGGGTCAGCCTGGATGTGGACAACGGGAACATGTACAAGAGCATCCTG GTGACCAGCCAGGATAAGGCCCCGACCGTCATCCGAAAAGCCATGGACAAACACAACCTGGATGAGGACGAGCCAGAGGACTACGAGCTGGTACAGATCATCTCAGAAGATCACA AGCTGAAGATTCCAGAAAACGCCAACGTGTTCTATGCCATGAACTCTACCGCCAACTATGACTTTATCCTAAAGAAGCGGACCTTCACCAAGGGGGTTAAGGTCAAGCATGGAGCCAGCTCCACTCTCCCTCGTATGAAGCAGAAAGGACTCAAGATTGCCAAAGGCATCTTCTAA
- the Ralgds gene encoding ral guanine nucleotide dissociation stimulator isoform X15 codes for MMVDCQSSTQEIGEELINGVIYSISLRKVQLHQGATKGQRWLGCENESALNLYETCKVRTVKAGTLEKLVEHLVPAFQGSDLSYVTIFLCTYRAFTTTQQVLDLLFKSRYGRCDALTASSRYGCILPYSSEDGGPQDQLKNAISSILGTWLDQYSEDFCQPPDFPCLRQLVAYVQLNMPGSDLERRAHLLLAQLEDLEPSEAEPEALSPAPVLSLKPASQLEPAPALLLTSSPVAASAREPEPAPASEPDPVPEPPARASSPVAAPASEPEPAPAPPPEPEPSLAPAPELEPPLLQTLELEPAPVPAPALEPSWPLPGATENGLDVKPHLLLFPPDLVAEQFTLMDAELFKKVVPYHCLGSIWSQRDKKGKEHLAPTIRATVAQFNNVANCVITTCLGDQSMKAPDRARVVEHWIEVARECRVLKNFSSLYAILSALQSNAIHRLKKTWEEVSRDSFRVFQKLSEIFSDENNYSLSRELLIKEGTSKFATLEMNPRRAQRRQKETGVIQGTVPYLGTFLTDLVMLDTAMKDYLYGRLINFEKRRKEFEVIAQIKLLQSACNNYSIAPEEHFGAWFRAMERLSEAESYNLSCELEPPSESASNTLRSKKSTAIVKRWSDRQAPSTELSTSSSAHSKSCDQLRCGPYLGSGDITDALSVHSAGSSSSDVEEINMSFVPESPDGQEKKFWESASQSSPETSGISSASSSTSSSSASTTPVSTTRTHKRSVSGVCSYSSSLPLYNQQVGDCCIIRVSLDVDNGNMYKSILVTSQDKAPTVIRKAMDKHNLDEDEPEDYELVQIISEDHKLKIPENANVFYAMNSTANYDFILKKRTFTKGVKVKHGASSTLPRMKQKGLKIAKGIF; via the exons AGCTCTACGCAGGAGATTGGGGAGGAGCTGATCAACGGGGTCATCTACTCCATCTCCCTGCGCAAGGTGCAGCTACACCAGGGAGCCACCAAGGGCCAGCGCTGGCTGGGG TGTGAGAATGAGTCGGCCCTGAACCTCTATGAGACCTGCAAAGTGCGCACAGTGAAGGCCGGCACTCTGGAGAAGCTGGTGGAGCACCTGGTGCCTGCCTTCCAGGGCAGTGACCTTTCCTACGTCACCATCTTCCTGTGCACCTACAGAGccttcaccaccacccagcaggtgCTAGACCTGCTCTTCAAGAG CAGGTACGGTAGATGTGACGCCCTCACGGCCTCCTCTAGATATGGCTGCATCCTCCCGTACTCCAGTGAGGACGGTGGACCGCAGGACCAACTCAAAAA TGCCATCTCCTCCATCCTGGGCACCTGGCTGGACCAGTACTCGGAGGATTTCTGCCAGCCTCCGGACTTCCCCTGCCTCAGGCAGCTGGTGGCTTACGTGCAGCTCAACATGCCCGGCTCAGACCTCGAGCGCCGTGCCCACCTTCTTCTGGCCCAGCTGGAGGACCTGGAGCCCAGTGAGGCTGAGCCTGAGG ccctgtctccagctccagtgCTCTCTCTGAAACCAGCTTCGCAGCTAGAGCCAGCTCCAGCCCTGCTTCTGACATCCAGCCCCGTGGCGGCATCGGCCcgggagccagagccagcacCAGCCTCGGAGCCGGATCCGGTCCCAGAACCACCAGCACGGGCATCCAGCCCAGTGGCGGCACCAGCTTCTGAGCCGGAGCCAGCTCCAGCGCCACCTCCAGAGCCTGAGCCGTCCCTAGCACCGGCTCCGGAGCTGGAGCCGCCTCTCTTGCAGACTCTAGAGCTTGAGCCCGCTCCTGTGCCAGCTCCTGCACTAGAGCCGTCCTGGCCTCTGCCTGGAGCCACAGAGAATGGACTGGATGTGAAGCCTCACCTCCTGCTCTTCCCTCCAGACCTGGTGGCCGAGCAGTTTACACTGATGGACGCC GAACTATTCAAGAAAGTGGTGCCCTACCACTGCCTGGGCTCCATCTGGTCCCAGCGGGACAAGAAGGGCAAGGAGCACCTCGCGCCTACCATCCGTGCCACCGTCGCCCAGTTCAACAACGTGGCCAACTGTGTCATTACTACCTGCCTTGGGGACCAGAGCATGAAGGCCCCGGACAGGGCCCGGGTGGTGGAACACTGGATCGAGGTGGCCAGG GAGTGCAGAGTGCTCAagaatttctcctccctctacgcCATCCtctctgctctacagagcaaTGCCATCCACCGCCTAAAGAAGACCTGGGAAGAGGTCTCCAG GGACAGTTTTCGAGTGTTCCAGAAACTGTCGGAGATTTTCTCTGATGAGAACAACTACTCACTGAGCAGAGAGCTACTCATCAAG GAGGGGACCTCCAAGTTCGCCACACTGGAAATGAACCCTAGGAGAGCCCAGAGGCGGCAGAAGGAGACG GGTGTCATCCAGGGCACTGTCCCCTACCTGGGCACATTCCTCACTGACCTGGTGATGCTGGACACTGCCATGAAGGACTATCTGTAT GGAAGACTCATCAACTTcgaaaagagaaggaag GAGTTCGAAGTGATCGCCCAGATCAAGCTGCTGCAGTCCGCCTGCAACAATTACAGCATTGCTCCCGAGGAGCACTTTGGAGCCTGGTTCCGAGCCATGGAACGGCTCAGTGAGGCTGAGAG CTACAACCTCTCGTGTGAGCTGGAGCCCCCGTCCGAGTCAGCCAGCAACACCCTCAGGAGCAAGAAAAGCACGGCCATCGTCAAGCGCTGGAGCGA CCGCCAGGCTCCCAGCACGGAGCTCAGTACCAGTAGCAGTGCCCACTCCAAGTCCTGTGACCAGCTCCGGTGCGGCCCCTACCTCGGCAGCGGGGACATCACTGACGCCCTCAGTGTGCACTCAGCTGGTTCTTCTAGCTCTGACGTGGAAGAAATCAACATGAGCTTTGTCCCAGAGTCTCCTGATGGCCAGGAAAAGAAG TTCTGGGAGTCAGCCTCCCAGTCATCCCCAGAGACCTCTGGCATCAgctcagcctccagcagcacctCCTCTTCATCAGCCTCTACCACACCCGTGTCTACCACACGTACCCACAAGCGCTCCGTCTCAGGGGTCTGCAGCTACAGCTCCTCACTGCCACTCTATAACCAGCAGGTGGGCGACTGCTGCATCATTCGGGTCAGCCTGGATGTGGACAACGGGAACATGTACAAGAGCATCCTG GTGACCAGCCAGGATAAGGCCCCGACCGTCATCCGAAAAGCCATGGACAAACACAACCTGGATGAGGACGAGCCAGAGGACTACGAGCTGGTACAGATCATCTCAGAAGATCACA AGCTGAAGATTCCAGAAAACGCCAACGTGTTCTATGCCATGAACTCTACCGCCAACTATGACTTTATCCTAAAGAAGCGGACCTTCACCAAGGGGGTTAAGGTCAAGCATGGAGCCAGCTCCACTCTCCCTCGTATGAAGCAGAAAGGACTCAAGATTGCCAAAGGCATCTTCTAA